The Kribbella shirazensis genomic interval TCGGTCAGGTGCGCAAGACGCCGCTGTACGAGGAGCGATACCTGCTGCTCACGCCGAAGGACACCGAGCTCGCGGACCTGCCGGTGGCTACCTGGGCGCAGGTCGCCGACCTGCCGCTCTGCCTGCTCTCCCCCGACATGCGCAACCGCCGGATCATGAACGGATACTTCACCGAGGACGGTGTCGTCGCGACCCCGTCGATCGAGAGCGACACGGTCTCGGGTCTGTACAGCCACCTGCACGGCAACCATTGGTCGACGGTGATCTCGCACGCCTGGCTGCACATGTTCGGCGTACCGGACGGGATGCGCGTCGTACCGCTGAAGCGCCCGGCGCACGGACCGCGGGTCGGTCTGGTGGTCGCCGCGCGCAGTCCCGAGGCCGTCCTCGCCCGCGCGGTGCTCGACGTGGCGCGGCAGGCCGGCGTCCAGAAGGCCCTCGACGACCTTCTCGACGTCCATTTGATGGGCTCCGGCTATCTCGACATAGCCCCCGCCGCGCCCTGAGCGCCGCGGTGTTAGCGGGATCACGCCGTACGTAACGGGGATCACGTGAGACGTGGGCATAACCGGTCAGTACGCCTGGTTGAATGTATACAGAAGGCAGAATTCAAGCAGGCTCCTGACCGGAGCGGAGAGGGCAAGAGATGATTTTCACCCGTAGGTTCGGTGCTCTGGCGGCGCGGCCGCAGTTCCCGGATGCCCCGGAGCTGCAGGAACTGACCGGCCCCGTCGACCTGGACGCGGAGCTCGCGAAGCTCACCGCCGACGAGGCCCGCACCGCCCATGACGACGACCGCCGCAACGCCGGCGAGTCGGCCGCCTGACCCGGCGTACAGAACAACTGACGCCGGAGCTATATGTCAGGTCATGGCACTTGGTAGACTGTCTACCAAGTGCCATGGCTGTAGGACCGGAAGGGACCTCATGACGACGATCAGTGCGGGGCCAGGGGCGGGTACGGAGCCGGCAGGCGCGCGGCACGTCAAGCGGCCGCAGCCGTTGCGTGAATCGGTGTACGAGGCCCTTACCGAGATGATCATCGACGGCACGCTCGAGCGCGGCCGGCACCTGGTCGAGGTCGAGCTCGCCGGGATCCTGGGCGTCTCGCGGCAGCCGGTGCGCGAGGCCCTGCAGCGGCTGAACAACGAGGGCTGGGTGGACCTGCGGCCCGGGTTCGGCGCGATGGTGCACGTGCCGGCGGAGGACGAGGTCGACCAGTTGCTGGCGGCCCGCGCCGCGCTGGAGTCGGAGTCTGCGCGGCTCGCGGCCCGGCACGCGTCGAAGGACGACGTCGCGAAGCTGCGCGAGCTGTGCAAGGTCGGCACGGCGTACCAGGAGGCCGGCGACATCGACGGCACGGTCCGGACGAACGCCGAGCTCCACAGCCTCATCACCCAGATGTCCGGCAACCGCTTCCTCGTCGACTTCGCCGCCCAGGTCGACCGCCGCGTCCGCTGGTACTACACACCTGTCGCCCCCGTCCGCGGCGCGGCGTCCTGGCGCGAACACAACCGCCTGGTCAAGGCGATCAGCGAGGGCGACGAGGACAAGGCCGCCCAGATCATGCGCGAACACACCGAACACACCCGCAAGGCCTACCACGACCTCCAGGCAACCACCGAGCCCGCCGAGCCGACCGAACCCGAGTCCCCCCGCCGCCGTCGCCGCACCAGCTGATCGACGTCACCTGCTCGTAGGTGACGCGGCGCGGTCGCCGAACGGGGCATGTAGGAGGGACCAGGTGCCGTGCGCGCCTGCCCACGGCGTTCACCACGTGACCGTACCCGCGCCGACGGCGGCAGCACCCGGCCCGCCGCGCGTGGCCGGCGTCCGGTTGGACGCCTTTCCGGAACAAAATCGCCGCATAGCGACCAAAATGTTCCGAAGAACGGCGGCCCCAGCCCGAAGCCGGTGAAGAACCAACCGGCACGGCCCGGAACGGCCCGGCCCGGCACGGAGCGGTTCCGTTCCCGGACCCCGCCCCAGCACCCGACGCCCCCACGGTCCCGCGCCACCACAGTTCGCGCCCCGCCGAGGGCGCGAAAAGAACTGCCGCCGCGAAGCGGCGACCTCTCCGCCCCACCATCCCAGCACCCTGCGCCATCACAGTCCCCGCCACCACAGCACGCGCCTACGCCGAAGGCGCGAAAGAACTGCCGCCGCGCCGGGCCGGCGTCCGGTTGGACGCCTTTCCGGAACAAAATCGCCGCATAGCGACCAAAATGTTCCGAAGAACCGCGGTCCCAGCCCGAAGCCGGTGAAGAACCAACCGGCACGGCCCGGCCCGGCACGGCACGGCACGGAGCGTTTCCGTTCCCGGACCCCACCCCAGCACCCGACGCCACCACGGTTCCGCGCAACCACAGTTCGCGCCCGCCGAAGGCGCGAAAGAACTACCGGCGCGAAGCGGCGACCCTCCCGCCCCACCACCACCACCCCAGCACTCCTGCGCCACCACAGTCCCCGCCACCACAGCACGCGCACCCGCCGAAGGCGCGACAGGACTGCCGGCGCGGTGCGGCGGTCTTCGGGCCGCCCGCAGTTGGTGGGCTGCGGGCGGCCGTTTACGCGACGCGCTTCTTGCCTCCTCGACCCGTTGCGGCTTTGCGGGCCTGGAGGGCGGCGGCGAGGTGGACGTACTGCTCGACGGTGCGCCGGGCGTACTGGTTGCGGTCCAGGATGCGCGGCCACCACAAGCGGCCGATCTGTTCGTGCATCCACAGGAAGCCGATCGCGAATCCCATGCTCACCAGTGCACGGAAGGCGAGGAACTTCCACGGTTCGGCCGGCAACCCCGGCGTACCCGCGACCACCCACTCCATCACGACCGCGTGCACCAGGAGCGCGAGCGGGAACGCGATCACCCAGTAGACCGCCGCCGGGGCGAACACCCCGGCGGGAACCTTGCCCAGCGCCACCAGGACGGCGTACCCGGACCCGAACAGGGCGAGCGGTACGCCGAGCCCGAGCAGCCCGGTGACCACCGCCCAGCCGGCGGGCTGGCCGACGAACGCGGCCAGTCCACCGGCGACGAGCCCGGCTGCCGCGCCCACGGACGCGGCCGGGAGACAGTACTGCGCCAACTGCTTCAGATCGGTCATGGTCAGCCCACAGCCACACCGAAGCGGAACAGGCAGTAGAAGAGCATCCCGAGGTAGAACACCGCTCCGAACCCGATGATCACGTTCCGCACCGGGCCGGGACGGATCTTCTTCGGCAGCAGCATGTTGTTCGTCAGCAGCAACACGACGCAGTACGCGCCCATCGCGAACGTGGACAGGAACGCCAGCGTGTCCAGGATCCCGGCCGGACCGTCGGCCGGTCCGAACAGCAGGATCAGGATGCCGAACAGGATCACGCCCCACAGGAACCCGGCGTACAGCCTCGACATCGAGAACCGCTTGGCGCCCGGCACGAAGTAGTACGTCATGTCGGCCTGACCGCGGGAGAACGAGTCGAACAGACCGAGGGTCGCGTTCAGCCCGATCAGTGCGATGAAGGCGAAGAACAACGTCCCGAGGATCGGCGAGCCGGCCGACGCGAACGCGTCCGACATCGCCTTCAGCGCCGCGTCCCGGTCACCGCCCTCGATCAGCGAGGCGACGTTCGGGTTCTCCCGCGCCGCCGACATCGCGAGCACGGTGAACGAGATCGTCACCAGCATCGTGATGCCCCAGAAGAGCAGCAGCGCGTCGAACGTCACCCACTTGCGCCAGCCCTTCCACTTCGCCAGCTCCGCCGGGTCCTCGGTGTCGAACATGAACCCACGCGACGGCATCGACTCCGCCTCGCCCGCGGCCCGCAGACCGCGGATCTTCGGGATGTGCGCACCCATGCCCGCGCCGCTGTCCCGCAGCTGCAGCGTGTACCACATCTGCTGCATCCCGGACGGCCCGGCGAACGCGATCGAGCCGACTACGACCGGGAACCAGACCGACGTCATCGCCTCGTCGGGGAAGTACCCGAACGCGAACATCCCGGACACCGTCCGGCCGAGGTCGTCCCAGCTGCCGACCATCGCGGCGATCACCGACGTACCGACGACCAGCAGCCCGATCAGCAGGCCGAGGAGCTTCTCGAGGAAGGTGTAGATCACCGACAACAGGCTGAACAGCACACCGACGAACACCAGAGCCACGCACGCGGTGACCTGCCAGGGTATGCCGGTGACCTCCTCGAACGCGGCCGCGCCGGCGGACAGATGGCCCGGCCACATGTAGATCAGGATCGCCGCCGCGTAGAAGAACCACATCAGCGGTTTGAAGATCCGGGCCGCGCCGAAGAAGATGCTCTCCCCGGTGGCCATCGCGTAGCGCGCCATCTCCAGTAGCACGAACGCCTGCAGCGTGACACCGACCATGAACAGCCAGCGGATGTCCGGCCCGAACACCAGGACGAGCCGGGGCCACATGTACGACTCCCCCATACCCACACCCAGCGCGACCAGGAAGACGGTCGGACCGAGGATGTGCAAGGAGGGCGGTGCGTCCGGAAGTTTCCGGATCGGCATCGGTTCGAGCCTGCCCGCCTTCCAGACCTTCTCGGTCGCGGCGGTCGCACCGGCCGCGGCAGGCTCTTCAGGAACTTCTGAGGTCTTGCTCGTGACGTCCAAGGCGGACTCCTTACATCGACGCCAACTAGCGGATCAGTGCTCCCCCGCGCGTTCCTTCCTCCAATCAATCGAAGGTCAATCGAAGGTCAACCGAAGCTCACCCGAGCGGCCCGGCGTTGCGGGCCC includes:
- a CDS encoding GntR family transcriptional regulator, giving the protein MTTISAGPGAGTEPAGARHVKRPQPLRESVYEALTEMIIDGTLERGRHLVEVELAGILGVSRQPVREALQRLNNEGWVDLRPGFGAMVHVPAEDEVDQLLAARAALESESARLAARHASKDDVAKLRELCKVGTAYQEAGDIDGTVRTNAELHSLITQMSGNRFLVDFAAQVDRRVRWYYTPVAPVRGAASWREHNRLVKAISEGDEDKAAQIMREHTEHTRKAYHDLQATTEPAEPTEPESPRRRRRTS
- a CDS encoding LysR family transcriptional regulator, translating into MLLRQLEYLVALAREKHFARAADACYVSQPSLSAAIRKLEQELDVPIVRRGRRFEGLTPEGERVLVWAQRILAEQDALRHELSMMRGGLTGTLRLGAIPTAMPVVSLITTPFCERHPNARVTLESLSSRDITQKLAEFDLDVAMTYLDDDTLGQVRKTPLYEERYLLLTPKDTELADLPVATWAQVADLPLCLLSPDMRNRRIMNGYFTEDGVVATPSIESDTVSGLYSHLHGNHWSTVISHAWLHMFGVPDGMRVVPLKRPAHGPRVGLVVAARSPEAVLARAVLDVARQAGVQKALDDLLDVHLMGSGYLDIAPAAP
- a CDS encoding Nramp family divalent metal transporter — its product is MDVTSKTSEVPEEPAAAGATAATEKVWKAGRLEPMPIRKLPDAPPSLHILGPTVFLVALGVGMGESYMWPRLVLVFGPDIRWLFMVGVTLQAFVLLEMARYAMATGESIFFGAARIFKPLMWFFYAAAILIYMWPGHLSAGAAAFEEVTGIPWQVTACVALVFVGVLFSLLSVIYTFLEKLLGLLIGLLVVGTSVIAAMVGSWDDLGRTVSGMFAFGYFPDEAMTSVWFPVVVGSIAFAGPSGMQQMWYTLQLRDSGAGMGAHIPKIRGLRAAGEAESMPSRGFMFDTEDPAELAKWKGWRKWVTFDALLLFWGITMLVTISFTVLAMSAARENPNVASLIEGGDRDAALKAMSDAFASAGSPILGTLFFAFIALIGLNATLGLFDSFSRGQADMTYYFVPGAKRFSMSRLYAGFLWGVILFGILILLFGPADGPAGILDTLAFLSTFAMGAYCVVLLLTNNMLLPKKIRPGPVRNVIIGFGAVFYLGMLFYCLFRFGVAVG